A single region of the Leishmania panamensis strain MHOM/PA/94/PSC-1 chromosome 21 sequence genome encodes:
- a CDS encoding proteasome alpha 2 subunit, putative (TriTrypDB/GeneDB-style sysID: LpmP.21.2020) produces MSEAFYGLTTFSPSGKLIQIEYATTAAGKGSTALGVKATDGAVIAAKKKASSTLVDASSIQKVFVLDEHAGCTYSGMGPDCRVLIDSARQNCQQYRLMYKEPIPISQLVRKISALYQEFTQSGGVRPFGCSLLVAGVDANGYHLYQVDPSGTFWTWKATAIGTGSSDAKAFLEKRYTVDMELEDAVHTALLTLKEGFDGQMTPENTQVGRVTENRFEILSVDQLRDYLDQI; encoded by the coding sequence ATGTCTGAGGCATTTTATGGTCTGACCACGTTTAGCCCTTCGGGAAAGCTGATTCAGATTGAGTAtgcgacgacagcagctggAAAAGGGTCGACTGCATTGGGTGTGAAGGCGACGGATGGTGCCGTCATTGctgcgaagaagaaggccTCCTCTACCCTAGTGGATGCCTCATCAATCCAGAAAGTTTTCGTTTTGGATGAGCACGCTGGCTGCACATACAGCGGCATGGGCCCTGACTGCCGTGTCCTTATCGACTCTGCTCGGCAGAACTGCCAACAGTACAGGCTAATGTACAAGGAACCCATTCCGATCAGCCAGCTGGTGCGGAAGATAAGTGCTCTCTATCAGGAATTCACGCAGTCCGGTGGTGTCCGTCCCTTCGGATGCTCTCTCCTGGTCGCTGGGGTGGATGCTAACGGCTATCATTTGTATCAAGTGGACCCTAGCGGCACGTTCTGGACGTggaaggcgacggcgatcGGCACCGGAAGTTCGGACGCAAAGGCATTCCTAGAAAAGCGTTATACTGTGGACATGGAGCTGGAGGATGCTGTGCACACCGCATTGTTGACGTTGAAGGAAGGTTTTGATGGCCAGATGACGCCAGAAAACACTCAGGTGGGTCGTGTCACAGAAAACCGCTTTGAAATCCTGAGTGTCGATCAGCTGCGAGATTACCTTGACCAGATTTAG
- a CDS encoding ATP synthase F1 subunit gamma protein, putative (TriTrypDB/GeneDB-style sysID: LpmP.21.2090), producing the protein MSGRLRLYKEKLEGYNRFHSIVKTIKMVTMAKFRQAQVRIKTRDYTLRYTEKAFSKPGQLVGDSLQAKTVYIPVMTNRGSCGALNSNVVKMIDSVASSRAYLMPLGKRGIESLSKLYPSSFRMGIINDMHEPMHFAYATYIWENAQQLCPEADRIHVIFHRCVSAASQKQCYYNIPAYDKWKEDLVDASSTENQKSRYLFANTLLNEDEQMIRDFYDFHATLAILNAVCENELSEQAARLVAVEGQLSNISALQQKTSSLYNKTRQSSITSSLIEIISAMTSLEGNAAKGVQRTNFWEGARMR; encoded by the coding sequence ATGTCTGGCAGACTTCGTCTCTACAAGGAGAAGCTGGAGGGCTACAACCGCTTCCACTCCATCGTAAAGACAATCAAGATGGTGACAATGGCCAAGTTCCGCCAGGCGCAAGTGCGAATAAAGACGCGTGACTACACACTTCGCTACACCGAGAAGGCTTTTAGCAAGCCGGGTCAGCTTGTTGGGGACTCGCTGCAGGCAAAGACGGTCTACATCCCTGTCATGACGAACCGTGGCTCGTGCGGTGCTCTCAATAGCAACGTCGTGAAGATGATCGACAGCGTTGCCTCTAGCCGCGCTTACCTCATGCCTCTCGGCAAGAGGGGTATCGAGTCACTCTCAAAGCTGTACCCGTCCTCCTTCCGCATGGGTATCATAAACGACATGCATGAACCGATGCACTTCGCGTACGCCACGTACATCTGGGAGAAcgcacagcagctgtgccCCGAGGCCGACCGCATCCATGTCATTTTTCATCGCTGTGTGAGCGCTGCTTCTCAGAAGCAGTGCTACTACAATATCCCCGCCTATGATAAGTGGAAGGAGGATCTGGTTGACGCGTCCAGCACAGAGAACCAAAAGAGTCGGTATCTCTTCGCTAACACTCTGCTGAACGAGGACGAGCAGATGATTCGCGACTTCTACGACTTCCACGCGACCTTGGCCATCCTGAACGCTGTGTGCGAGAACGAACTCTCGGAGCAGGCCGCACGTCTGGTTGCTGTGGAGGGTCAGCTGTCCAACAtcagcgcgctgcagcagaagACCAGCTCCTTGTACAATAAGACTCGCCAGAGCAGCATTACCTCGTCACTGATCGAGATTATCTCAGCCATGACGTCGCTCGAGGGCAACGCAGCAAAGGGTGTGCAGCGGACGAACTTCTGGGAGGGTGCGCGCATGAGGTAA
- the RPL32 gene encoding 60S ribosomal protein L32 (TriTrypDB/GeneDB-style sysID: LpmP.21.2040) yields MVKPVVTKAVVKKRTKRFTRHRFELFPQLSSSWRKPRGEDSPVRRRYKGQKPMPNKGYGSDRATKYITPSGFRNFPINNVEDLYMLVMQNRKYAGVISHTIGACKRKAIVRKAMELDVRLTNGSAKLCKIDNH; encoded by the coding sequence ATGGTTAAGCCGGTCGTTACAAAGGCTGTTGTAAAGAAGCGCACAAAGCGCTTCACTCGTCACCGCTTTGAGCTCTTTCCTCAGCTGAGCTCTAGCTGGCGCAAGCCGCGTGGCGAAGACTCTCCGGTCCGTCGCCGCTACAAGGGCCAGAAGCCGATGCCCAACAAGGGTTATGGTAGCGACCGCGCCACCAAGTACATTACTCCGTCCGGCTTTCGTAACTTCCCCATTAACAATGTGGAGGACCTGTACATGCTCGTGATGCAAAATCGTAAGTACGCTGGTGTCATTTCTCACACCATCGGGGCCTGCAAACGCAAGGCAATTGTTCGCAAGGCTATGGAGCTAGATGTGCGTCTGACCAACGGGAGCGCAAAGCTGTGCAAGATCGATAACCACTAG
- the PUF3 gene encoding pumillio protein 3, putative (TriTrypDB/GeneDB-style sysID: LpmP.21.2000) yields MAWTVHEDEYRRETYDNLEEILQYVVQTEESAQQSKSTGKYTKSSQVFSTPSPLTVTELSSPIKHQLTNAFPWQLQSPMTNNSSFHNMGIPCTPAQSPQQRRCNNRFNSSYGDYYDRKPKIIKSSEAYVLSPGAEKRDMSAGQMDYMMAMEVNSMPLPDVTRQKEALASPDMVVGGGYGDWSGNGSKYSQSDAVTADSLRGRVYETAKDQHGCRYLQRWLDTNCDPEVVQVIMDEVIPHVGELMTDQYANFLIQKLFDIMPDDVRYKVAIVAAPQICMIALTPHGTFSVQKMIETISTRAEMEIICEALAKDVVRLVKDAHGNHVIQKVLQRFDFDDKEYIYRAVATDCVSIAKNKQGCCVLQRCLEYASPQQKAALVDQVLACCLQIVQDPFGNYVLQYVLEAHDSKINDTIALSFLPHLVQLSMNKFSSNVMEKVLRGASKPVQVLYVEEMCNPEIISRLIQDDFGNYVLQTALTINAPAQAEQLVNTIRPFMPLIKNAPYAKKMEGKMEAVARKMEGNTFHSPREESIARQGSGGTPHSKFDRSPNYERHYMSGADRQLHYYHPTPWQTS; encoded by the coding sequence ATGGCCTGGACGGTGCACGAAGATGAATACAGGAGGGAAACATACGATAACCTCGAGGAGATCCTGCAGTACGTGGTTCAAACGGAGGAAAGCGCGCAGCAGTCGAAGTCTACTGGAAAGTACACCAAGAGCTCGCAGGTATTTTCGACGCCGTCTCCGCTGACCGTTACGGAGCTGAGCTCACCCATCAAGCACCAGCTTACGAATGCTTTCCCATGGCAGTTACAGAGCCCTATGACAAACAACTCTTCCTTTCATAACATGGGCATTCCGTGCACTCCAGCGCAGAgcccccagcagcgccgctgcaacaACCGCTTCAACAGCAGTTACGGCGACTACTACGACCGTAAACCGAAGATCATAAAGAGTAGTGAGGCTTACGTTCTCTCTCCAGGAGCGGAAAAGCGGGACATGAGTGCCGGACAAATGGACTACATGATGGCCATGGAGGTGAACAGTATGCCACTGCCTGACGTGACGAGGCAGAAGGAGGCACTTGCTTCACCGGATATGGTGGTGGGCGGAGGTTACGGCGACTGGTCAGGAAATGGCAGCAAATACTCTCAGAGTGATGCCGTTACCGCCGACAGCCTGCGAGGCAGGGTGTACGAAACCGCGAAGGACCAGCACGGCTGTCGCTATCTGCAGCGATGGCTAGACACGAACTGCGACCCTGAGGTGGTACAGGTGATCATGGACGAAGTCATTCCGCACGTGGGGGAGCTGATGACAGATCAGTACGCGAACTTTCTTATTCAAAAGTTGTTCGACATCATGCCAGATGATGTGCGATACAAGGTTGCCATCGTGGCGGCGCCACAGATTTGCATGATTGCCCTCACACCGCATGGTACGTTTAGCGTTCAGAAGATGATCGAAACGATTTCGACGCGTGCTGAGATGGAGATTATTTGCGAGGCACTTGCCAAGGATGTTGTTCGACTAGTTAAGGATGCACACGGAAACCATGTGATTCAAAAAGTGCTTCAGCGCTTCGACTTTGACGACAAGGAGTACATCTACagagcggtggcgacggaCTGCGTGTCGATTGCTAAGAACAAGCAGGGATGctgtgtgctgcagcgctgtctcGAATACGCCTCACCGCAGCAAAAGGCTGCCCTTGTCGATCAGGTGCTCGCTTGCTGCCTGCAAATTGTCCAGGATCCGTTCGGCAACTACGTCCTCCAGTACGTCCTAGAGGCGCACGATAGCAAGATAAACGACACCAttgccctttccttcctACCCCACTTGGTTCAGCTGTCTATGAACAAGTTCAGCTCCAACGTGATGGAAAAAGTGTTGCGCGGTGCCTCGAAGCCGGTGCAGGTACTGTACGTGGAGGAGATGTGCAACCCAGAGATCATTTCCCGCCTCATTCAAGACGACTTCGGCAACTACGTCCTTCAGACAGCGCTCACGATAAACGCACCAGCGCAGGCAGAGCAACTCGTGAACACTATTCGTCCCTTTATGCCGTTGATCAAGAACGCACCGTACGCGAAGAAGATGGAGGGCAAGATGGAGGCTGTTGCACGGAAGATGGAGGGTAACACCTTCCACTCACCGCGGGAAGAGAGTATTGCTCGCCAAGGAAGC
- a CDS encoding RNA polymerase II, putative (TriTrypDB/GeneDB-style sysID: LpmP.21.2060): MCFFMLIPTHSRTNAILDINMSPTIAELSGRILSQQRYSQILEQGKWLLGLLKGVSFDIGAKEGMRCVSPVVLPYGSIVSGTSLRDGDADYIVSFPLALESTCQSIACVIERERQEKLLSDIFVHIRKNNRDDELYPQRIFRARVPIVQYVRKSACEISKFDICLSLGGLKNSLLLRQYMAGDPRLRLGVLGAKQWGRDHQILNTRRGWISPYALSIMYIHFMKSTGRTTFAFDEEAVSQRVNEIISTAAESEGDISQVDELASVLPLQDADISLVQKDVFDFFAFYSTPGGFDFDASVVDIRSRERFSSKDQWCESLHELDEKERWQLLGHEVILLRDPFEPHSLGRSVDFFRGEEIREKFRSASVKKEPLSFFASL; encoded by the coding sequence ATGTGTTTCTTCATGCTGATACCTACACATAGCCGTACTAATGCTATACTGGACATTAACATGAGTCCTACGATTGCAGAGCTCTCGGGTAGAATACTGTCCCAGCAGCGGTACTCACAAATACTGGAGCAAGGCAAATGGCTACTAGGGTTGCTTAAAGGGGTTTCCTTTGATATAGGTGCCAAGGAGGGGATGAGGTGTGTTTCCCCCGTTGTGTTACCGTACGGTTCTATTGTGTCTGGCACCTCGTTAAGAGATGGCGACGCGGATTACATCGTTTCTTTTCCGCTTGCCTTGGAAAGCACATGTCAGAGCATCGCATGCGTTATTGAACGCGAGCGCCAGGAAAAACTTCTTTCTGACATTTTTGTTCATATTCGTAAGAACAACCGGGATGACGAGTTATATCCACAACGAATTTTTCGTGCAAGAGTGCCAATTGTTCAGTACGTGCGTAAAAGTGCATGTGAGATCAGCAAATTTGATATTTGTCTCTCGTTGGGCGGGCTGAAGAACTCTTTGCTACTTAGGCAGTACATGGCAGGTGATCCTCGACTACGGTTGGGGGTCTTAGGCGCGAAGCAATGGGGTCGAGATCACCAGATACTAAATACACGTCGAGGCTGGATCTCGCCATACGCGCTGTCCATCATGTACATTCATTTCATGAAGTCGACAGGCCGCACAACTTTTGCATTTGACGAAGAGGCAGTTAGTCAGCGGGTAAATGAGATCATCTCCACTGCAGCGGAGTCCGAAGGTGACATCAGCCAAGTCGATGAATTGGCTTCAGTTTTGCCTCTACAAGATGCAGACATTTCTCTTGTGCAAAAGGACGTATTTGATTTCTTCGCCTTTTACAGTACTCCTGGTGGGTTTGACTTCGATGCTTCTGTAGTCGATATCCGTTCGCGAGAACGCTTCTCTAGCAAGGACCAATGGTGTGAATCTCTACATGAGCTTGACGAGAAGGAGCGCTGGCAGCTTTTAGGTCACGAGGTTATCCTTCTCAGGGATCCGTTTGAGCCTCACAGCCTAGGGCGAAGCGTTGATTTCTTTAGAGGTGAAGAGATCAGAGAGAAGTTTCGCTCGGCTTCTGTAAAAAAAGAACCGCTTTCGTTTTTTGCGTCGCTTTGA
- a CDS encoding hypothetical protein (TriTrypDB/GeneDB-style sysID: LpmP.21.2010) yields MLTETFLRKAIFARCAIDLCGKKILPKDAFVALLTQGHMTPSQFQMSDAEAVKYIDTLKRAKMVVVVEDYVYTDVKAVIDAVHLKSGLPLVPSTSKGFMCFHHMMSESLAAFNRECSLAMERAVRREKEFWAFTALVSGIQMLVLAYLTFQVYGWDVMEPVTFFVTTATALCSYAYFLCFRTEHSYESVDDNFLPHLLMKELSALRVDANKVIHDMKAMQELQAVVSLDDERVSKLVEATLEKKSTCTYLS; encoded by the coding sequence ATGCTAACCGAGACTTTTCTGCGCAAGGCTATCTttgcgcgctgcgccatTGACCTCTGTGGCAAGAAAATACTTCCGAAGGATGCCTTTGTCGCTCTTCTGACCCAAGGGCACATGACCCCATCCCAGTTTCAGATGTCTGATGCCGAAGCGGTAAAGTACATAGACACTCTCAAACGCGCCAAAATGGTTGTTGTGGTGGAAGATTACGTGTATACTGACGTCAAGGCTGTTATCGATGCTGTGCATCTGAAAAGCGGACTCCCTCTTGTACCCTCAACAAGTAAAGGATTTATGTGTTTTCACCATATGATGTCTGAATCTCTTGCTGCGTTCAACAGAGAGTGCTCACTGGCGATGGAGCGGGCGGTGCGCCGTGAAAAGGAGTTCTGGGCCTTCACCGCTCTCGTGAGCGGTATTCAGATGCTAGTGTTGGCTTACCTGACGTTTCAGGTGTATGGGTGGGATGTAATGGAGCCAGTCACCTTTTTTGTTACAACCGCAACGGCATTGTGCTCATACGCCTACTTCCTCTGCTTTCGCACTGAGCACTCGTACGAGAGCGTCGATGACAACTTTCTTCCACACCTCCTCATGAAAGAACTTAGCGCATTGCGCGTGGACGCCAACAAGGTGATACACGATATGAAGGCTATGCAGGAGTTGCAGGCAGTTGTTTCGCTCGACGACGAGCGCGTTTCAAAGCTGGTTGAGGCAACTCtcgagaaaaaaagcacctGCACATACCTCTCCTGA
- a CDS encoding centromere/microtubule binding protein cbf5, putative (TriTrypDB/GeneDB-style sysID: LpmP.21.2080) has protein sequence MGKKKVGEVQRGEDFCIPSGDKDANRTLPAEEWPLLLKNYDKMNIRSTHFTLLECGWSPLRRPLSEYIKYGMINMDKPSNPSSHEVVSWIKRILKCDKTGHAGTLDPKVTGALIICTDRATRLVKSQQNAGKTYIGVLRLHDTVSQKRVDAALQRLTGPCFQRPPLIAAVKRQLRIRNIYSNQLIEYDKHRHLAVFETHCEAGTYIRTLCVHLGLILGAGGHMEELRRIRTGVITENDHLSTMHDVMDAQWLYENEKDDTYLRRVILPCEYLLSNHKRIVVKDSAVNAVCYGAKLMIPGLARFDNGIERDDVVVLMSTKGEAIALAYAEMTTSQMASVDHGIVARSKRVIMDRDTYPRRWGLGPIAVKKRSMMKDGLLDKYGRPQSNTPSDWFYVDYGGVKTNAEGVQYGQAPSKVSGVKRQRVPDSDDD, from the coding sequence atggggaagaagaaggtggGAGAGGTTCAACGCGGCGAGGACTTCTGTATCCCCTCCGGGGATAAGGATGCCAACAGGACACTTCCTGCTGAGGAATGGCCCCTGCTGTTGAAGAACTATGACAAGATGAACATTCGCTCAACCCACTTCACGCTGCTGGAGTGTGGCTGGTCTCCACTCCGCCGTCCCTTATCGGAGTACATTAAGTACGGCATGATCAACATGGATAAGCCCTCCAACCCTAGCTCTCACGAAGTTGTCTCCTGGATCAAGCGCATTTTAAAGTGCGACAAAACGGGCCACGCTGGTACTCTCGATCCCAAGGTGACTGGTGCCTTAATTATTTGCACTGACCGCGCTACGCGCCTGGTGAAATCCCAGCAGAATGCCGGCAAAACATACATTGGTGTGCTACGCCTTCACGATACGGTGAGCCAGAAGCGGGTGGACGCTGCTCTCCAGCGGCTTACAGGCCCGTGCTTTCAGCGTCCTCCTCTGATTGCGGCAGTGAAGCGCCAGCTCCGCATTCGCAACATCTACTCTAACCAGCTGATTGAATATGACAAGCACCGGCACTTAGCCGTATTCGAGACGCACTGCGAGGCCGGCACGTACATTCGTACCCTTTGTGTGCATCTCGGGCTCATCCTTGGTGCTGGTGGACACAtggaagagctgcgccgcatccgcACCGGCGTCATAACCGAGAACGATCACCTCTCCACTATGCACGATGTCATGGATGCTCAGTGGCTCTACGAGAACGAGAAGGACGACACGTATCTGCGCCGCGTAATCCTGCCATGCGAGTACCTCCTGTCGAACCACAAGCGCATCGTTGTGAAGGACTCCGCTGTCAACGCTGTGTGCTATGGCGCAAAGCTGATGATTCCTGGACTCGCGCGCTTCGACAACGGCATTGAGCGCGACGACGTTGTGGTGCTGATGTCCACGAAGGGTGAGGCCATTGCTCTGGCGTATGCGGAGATGACCACGTCTCAGATGGCTTCCGTTGACCACGGCATCGTTGCGCGAAGCAAGCGTGTGATCATGGATCGTGACACGTACCCGCGTCGCTGGGGTCTTGGTCCAATCGCTGTGAAGAAGCGTTCGATGATGAAGGACGGCCTCTTGGACAAGTACGGTCGCCCCCAGTCGAACACCCCATCGGACTGGTTCTACGTCGACTACGGAGGTGTGAAAACAAACGCGGAAGGTGTCCAATACGGTCAGGCTCCCTCGAAGGTGAGCGGCGTAAAGCGCCAGCGTGTGCCAGACTCGGATGACGattag
- a CDS encoding hypothetical protein (TriTrypDB/GeneDB-style sysID: LpmP.21.2070), which produces MPPELVPTACKDWSLNVDVESARRFWWNNTYSITLWEETLNIDKQAETITDDDVWSKFIDLQLRCVFKICSICHSPEGNEDMKVCCYCGNTVHENCSEPATPEQIMWKPANLVYAEHMRACFQCQAVEYKEVLAPQSPSECDNARRAAKRALTISDEYPSAIVEKIQRVLQQAEATSNDSVLIVELKLLVQSFFQSPQSLQFLRKARVASKGGGIGVIAAQKIPAFSIIGVYPGYLDFMSGEQAKCGRPIPKYALMEYNCANYFNEVFVELQTTFTPFINEPNVDEKSNCAWIQEAHRKNGRLSVICVRDIQEGEELTIGYGPIYPRTYPYCYDAYACHRIEGHATHPCYSLWHWPTLQEADAQFICYIGYIEREDCYVLWKSET; this is translated from the coding sequence ATGCCACCAGAACTGGTTCCTACAGCATGTAAGGACTGGTCTCTAAATGTCGATGTGGAATCTGCAAGACGATTTTGGTGGAACAACACATACAGTATTACCCTTTGGGAGGAGACGCTAAATATTGACAAGCAGGCTGAAACAATTACTGACGACGATGTATGGTCTAAATTTATCGACCTCCAGTTGCGATGCGTTTTCAAAATATGTTCCATTTGCCATTCACCAGAAGGCAATGAAGACATGAAAGTATGCTGCTACTGTGGTAATACTGTCCATGAAAACTGCTCGGAGCCCGCGACGCCGGAGCAGATCATGTGGAAACCTGCCAATCTTGTATATGCAGAGCACATGCGTGCTTGCTTTCAGTGTCAAGCAGTGGAGTACAAAGAAGTATTAGCTCCGCAGTCGCCGAGCGAGTGCGATAATGCTCGTCGTGCTGCGAAGAGGGCACTAACAATATCCGACGAGTACCCATCAGCTATCGTTGAGAAAATTCAGCGGGTCTTGCAGCAAGCCGAGGCCACCTCTAACGACTCGGTGCTTATTGTCGAGCTAAAATTGCTCGTGCAAAGCTTTTTCCAATCCCCACAGTCGTTACAGTTCTTGCGTAAAGCGCGTGTTGCCTCTAAAGGTGGTGGAATAGGCGTGATAGCGGCTCAGAAAATACCTGCATTCTCCATTATCGGTGTTTACCCCGGATATTTGGATTTCATGAGTGGCGAGCAGGCCAAGTGCGGTCGCCCTATACCGAAATACGCTTTGATGGAGTACAACTGTGCCAACTACTTCAACGAGGTGTTTGTAGAGCTGCAAACTACTTTCACACCCTTCATCAATGAGCCTAATGTCGACGAAAAAAGCAACTGCGCTTGGATCCAGGAGGCACACCGCAAAAACGGGCGGTTGAGTGTCATTTGCGTTCGGGATATTCAAGAGGGTGAGGAGCTCACAATTGGATACGGTCCCATTTATCCTCGCACGTACCCCTACTGCTATGATGCGTATGCTTGCCACCGGATCGAAGGCCATGCTACCCATCCGTGCTATTCATTGTGGCACTGGCCTACCTTGCAAGAAGCTGACGCGCAATTTATCTGCTACATTGGTTACATTGAGAGGGAGGATTGCTATGTTCTTTGGAAAAGCGAAACGTGA
- the COX6 gene encoding cytochrome c oxidase subunit VI, putative (TriTrypDB/GeneDB-style sysID: LpmP.21.2030), with protein MPHEDHRKYRVQRADLPAMPHFTDFNDPRFCGTTNKQKNGILAYYQWLHCIGNWGEEHSMCKKMRWYVERMMHETWLEKWEEKRALGHFDHTILYGVKPWKEFEPLYQPVKKNRKGAYEFWLDRNFEPLYDADAADWREKAPILHEMFVLGKKPVSA; from the coding sequence ATGCCACACGAAGACCATAGGAAATACAGGGTCCAGCGTGCTGACCTCCCAGCGATGCCTCACTTCACTGATTTCAACGACCCGCGCTTCTGCGGGACGACGAACAAGCAGAAGAACGGCATTCTGGCCTACTATCAGTGGCTACATTGCATCGGCAACTGGGGTGAGGAGCACTCGATGTGCAAAAAGATGCGCTGGTATGTCGAGCGCATGATGCACGAAACGTGGCTGGAGAAGTGGGAGGAAAAGCGTGCCCTCGGACACTTTGACCATACTATTCTCTATGGTGTGAAGCCGTGGAAGGAGTTTGAGCCGCTTTACCAACCAGTGAAGAAGAACCGCAAGGGTGCGTATGAGTTTTGGCTAGACCGCAACTTTGAGCCTCTCTACGATGCCGACGCGGCTGACTGGCGCGAGAAGGCGCCGATTCTTCATGAAATGTTTGTGCTAGGAAAGAAACCCGTCTCAGCATAA
- a CDS encoding hypothetical protein (TriTrypDB/GeneDB-style sysID: LpmP.21.2050), which yields MSASKQTTDHSRKFGFKETREQYQQRKKQEKHLKWTEKLSKENIGKLHAELESLKRARFLAPQQNERKRLVHRMIQDLEATENKEPEEALAVAPTLSIVDSDSDDDLFFSKRTATNDENKRLFVPRSIRRKVEKKKTERTTQQLADEAEKELLTAQHDNDDIDSFLNSFQ from the coding sequence ATGTCAGCGTCAAAGCAAACCACGGATCACAGTCGCAAATTCGGCTTTAAAGAAACACGTGAACAGTATCAGCAACGGAAGAAGCAAGAAAAGCACTTGAAATGGACGGAAAAGCTGTCGAAAGAGAACATCGGAAAACTTCACGCGGAGTTGGAATCTCTGAAGCGAGCCCGTTTCCTAGCACCTCAGCAAAACGAACGTAAGCGCCTTGTGCACCGCATGATTCAAGACCTTGAGGCGACGGAAAACAAGGAACCCGAAGAGGCGCTTGCTGTAGCCCCCACCCTATCTATTGTAGACTCAGACTCTGATGATGATCTTTTTTTCTCGAAACGCACCGCTACAAACGACGAGAACAAACGTCTTTTTGTACCTCGTTCGATCCGCAGAAAGgtagagaagaagaaaactgAAAGGACTACTCAGCAGCTTGCTGACGAGGCTGAAAAAGAGCTTCTCACCGCTCAACATGACAATGATGATATCGACTCATTTCTCAACTCTTTTCAATGA